CACCATCCGCCACGGCGCGTTGCCCTGGGCGTCTCGTACCGCGCGCTCCCAGAACAGCACGCTGCCGACGCGCACCGGCCGGCGCCGCAGCTTGAGCAGGTAGAACGCGATCACGGGCGGCACCGTCAGCGCCGCGGCGATCAATGCAGCAACGGGCGCGAGAAAGGTCAAGCGCCCCCACCTCCCCAGCCCTTGCCCGGCTTGGGCGGCGGCGGCGCGACGCCCTCGGGCCGCTGCAATCGCCCGAGCGCCGGTTCGTAGCCGGTGGCCATCACGAACATCTCGGTTGAGACCTCCCTGGTTGCCCTGGGCTTCAGCCCGCGGCACCACGAGAACATCGCGCCCGTGCGCTTGACCAGGTCGGGGTAGCTCTCGCCCTCGAAGACCTTATAGACCAATCCGCCCCCGGGCCGCAAGACGTCGGGCAGCCGCTCGAGGATCGCCTCGCACAGCCGCACCGACTTGTAGTGGTCGCCCGCGCCGCTGGTGTTGGGGGCCATGTCGCTGATGACCACGTCGTACAGCGCGGGCTTGTCTGCATCCTCACCGCCGCCCTCTTGGCCGCGCCAACCCACGACCGGCTCCAGCAGCGTCGCCGCGTCCAGCGTCGTGAAGTCGCCGCGCATCGTCACGACGCACGGGGGCATCGGCTCGCGGACATCGCTCAGGTCGATCCCGGCGACCAGCCCCTCCTCGCCCACCAGCTCCGCGGCCACCTGCAGCCAGCTCCCGGGCGCACAGCCCAGGTCGAGCACGGCCATGCCCGGCTTGATGATCCCCCGCCGCTCCTGGATCTCCAGCAGCTTGTACGCCGACCGCGCGAGATAGCCCTCGGCCTTGGCCTTCTTGAAGTACTGGTCGTGGAGGACGCGCTTGGGCACGCGGGAGGGTATGGGGCAAGCGGCGGAGGGATGGAGCGACGAAGAAGGAGAGACGCAGAGGCGAATCTGCTCTTGCTCCCTCTCCCGCTCGCGGGAGAGGGCCGGGGTGAGGGGTTTTCCTTCCGGCCATCGCGTGCCCATACACTGGCTGACCGCGTCGTAACAGTCGCCGTTGACCAGCACCAAGGGCATCAACCGTGAGCTACACCTTTCTTGATCTGGCCGTCGATGTACTGCAAACCGCCCAGACGCCGATGACCTACCAGGAGATCTGGCAAGCGGCTACCGATGCCCATCTGACCGAGAAATTGAACAGCAAGGGAAAGACGCCTTGGGACACGCTTGCCTCCCAGCTCTATGTGGAGGTGCGAGACAACCCGACGTCCAGATTCATCGGAGTGGGCAAGAGGCCGGTGAGGTTCTTTTTGAAGCAGCGCGAGCGCGAGCTGGACACTGCTGTCATTCAGGGAGTGGAAACGAGCGAGACCACAACGGCAAGCGGCAGGCCCAGTGCGCCCATGGTCGAGCGAGACCTGCATCCGCTCCTTGCGTACTACGCCTACGCCAACCCCAGCTTCAACCGTGGCCGTGCGATCCATACCAAGACCATCTACCACGAAAAGTCGAAGAAGGCCGGTTACAACGAATGGGTCCATCCCGACATGGTGGGCTTCTATCTTCCGCTCGAAGATTGGCAGACCGACGTCATCGAGCTCAATGAGGTCTCCGACAACAACGCGCTGCGCCTCTACTCCTTCGAGCTCAAGCGGTACCTGGACAAGTCCAACTATCGCGAAGCGTACTTCCAGGCCGTCTCCAACTCGTCCTGGGCCCATGAAGGCTACCTGGTTGCCGCGGATGTCCTCGACGACGACGAGTTCCGGGCCGAGTTGGATCGACTGGCCTCGGCATTTGGAATCGGGATCATCGAACTGGATCCTGACGACGTGGATGCCTCGCGCGTGCTCTTCCCCGCTCGACGCCGCCCCGCATTGGACTGGGAAACCATGAACAAGCTGTGCACGCAGAATCCCGACTTCGCCAAGTTCCTGCACGACGTCAAGATCGACTTCAAGGCCCGTGAGGTCCACAACAACAAGTACGACAAGGTGCGGAGCCCGAGCCCCGATTGAGGAGTCAGCCATCCTGACGCCCCGCAGGAAGCCGCCAACTTCTACAAGCGTTCCGGCCGGCTCATCAAGCTCATCACCGTCCAGGAATTCCTCGACGACGAGCACGCCCAGCGGATCTGCGGCGCAGGGGAGGCTGTAGCGGGTCGGGTGGCGCGACGCCGAGCAGATGCGCAGCGCGGTGGAGCCGGTTTACCGCGCTGCGAACCGGTTTCACCGCGCCGCAGATCGGTTTCGCAGCGCTGCGCACGCGTTCTACCGCG
This genomic stretch from Phycisphaerales bacterium harbors:
- a CDS encoding RlmE family RNA methyltransferase, which codes for MPKRVLHDQYFKKAKAEGYLARSAYKLLEIQERRGIIKPGMAVLDLGCAPGSWLQVAAELVGEEGLVAGIDLSDVREPMPPCVVTMRGDFTTLDAATLLEPVVGWRGQEGGGEDADKPALYDVVISDMAPNTSGAGDHYKSVRLCEAILERLPDVLRPGGGLVYKVFEGESYPDLVKRTGAMFSWCRGLKPRATREVSTEMFVMATGYEPALGRLQRPEGVAPPPPKPGKGWGGGGA
- a CDS encoding HTH domain-containing protein, yielding MSYTFLDLAVDVLQTAQTPMTYQEIWQAATDAHLTEKLNSKGKTPWDTLASQLYVEVRDNPTSRFIGVGKRPVRFFLKQRERELDTAVIQGVETSETTTASGRPSAPMVERDLHPLLAYYAYANPSFNRGRAIHTKTIYHEKSKKAGYNEWVHPDMVGFYLPLEDWQTDVIELNEVSDNNALRLYSFELKRYLDKSNYREAYFQAVSNSSWAHEGYLVAADVLDDDEFRAELDRLASAFGIGIIELDPDDVDASRVLFPARRRPALDWETMNKLCTQNPDFAKFLHDVKIDFKAREVHNNKYDKVRSPSPD